aaaaggttaaaacgtatcaaaacttgtattcagccaataaacattactccttctttaatggtaccactggtaacaaaattataactatcttaaacaataaaatattattcaaaacttctaatgaaataaatacgacatcatttatcgtcatttcataaaaagaaacaatattaaatcttctCTACTAATAAATCTAAAAGTAGTATAGCTAACAACTTAACCCACTTAcgtctccatcaaattataacagaggaatgaacacttaagaattacaaccaccccgacggaggacGACTGGCTACAGACATAcgaggtaatcagcccgcagcgcacgcagtgggccttaaacagctttgactcattcaaatctccaggaatggatgggatcttccctgcgcttcttaaatggggcgggaagcatctcactctgaagctgaccatcgttctgcgcgccgGTCTGGCTCACAggtacgtgccgaagcaatggagggaggtcaaggttatcttcataccgaaaccaggtaaaagcgactattcggaccccaaatccttcaggcccatcagcctgacctctttcatgttgaaaacattagagaggttgtgtgacaggtaccttagagaGAGGGTGCTAATTTATGTGCCCTTGCATTCAAACCAACATGCCTACAGCCCTAGCAAATTTACAGAATCAGCACTTCATgcagtagtaagtaaaattgaggtggcgatcaaaaacagatccatgtgcttaggaaccttcatagatatagaaggtgctttcgacaggaccaggttcagcagcattacagcagcacgtgtaagacatggcgcgaatgcagttatgacagaatggataaacaacatgttgtgCCAACGAAacatcaaactcgggacgggcgaaacacagcaggcattaatggcaaaaggatgcccccaaggaggagtcctatcgccactactactatagaaccttgtggtgaatgacctgatcaccacactaaacaataatcactattacacaatcggctatgctgacgacatagtgatactgacgagcggcaatcatgcaACTGCAAATGgttttaacaacgaactctcagtcaatcctaacaaaactgagctggttatgttcactaacaaacgcaacttgggaaacttcCGCCTTCTCAAActgttcgacactgaactccaactatctgcggaggtaacgtatttaggggtaatactggagcaatcacctaaacggcaagattgacaaagccacagtcgtattctggcaatgtcgtagaatggtgggtagaacctgggggctaaccccaaagataactctatggctttaccaggcagccctacgaccaataataagctaaggtgcgatagtttggtggccacgcaccaaactatccatagttgaagctaaactacgactccagaggttggcctgtatggcgaccacgggctgcatgaggacaatacTAACCGCAGCCCTGGAAGCcttactgggcctgccgccgctgcacctctttatacaacaggaagcgctacggctacggcggtacgtctcaaaaaatctaatctctggagaccacctagggtaccacacaccgagatcctctacgaggcgataggtaaggaaccgctaatagaagcggtgactgacaggatacccagatAATTCGTgttcgacaagaaatacaagatacagttacacgaagaacctcgtgaagggcTTAACCCaagagagctgagaatcttcacggatggaacaaagacaaggtcaggcaattgcgctggagtattctcagaggacctaaacatacatatctcaacaccactaggtgcccacaacacagtcttccagtcagaatgtatgggcatcataatggcacgcaatcgcctcaaggaaagtattggaataccccatccgcatactctctgatagtcggtcagtactacaagctctgcaaagttatactttgacctcagggctaatctacgaatgccacaaagctctgtcagaggtaagtaccaccaccagcgtaactctgcagtggatcaagggacacggcaactcgcgagggaacgatgcggccgacatattggcgagaggaggttcggaactgagggtggcaggaccggagccaattatacctctgccttatgcctggctctggaacatgctgcgacacaacaccaaggtaaaacaccaacagtactggtctaacctaggcacgtgcaggcaggcgaaggaagccctcccgacaatcgaccccagTTTGTCGAGGAgactgagacagctgaagaggccacagctccggcttttgactggggccataaccggtaccgccccactaaacaaacacctactaaccctaagtgttacagatagccccatCTGCAGAGCGtacatggaggcagaggagacagccgcccacgtcattcttgaatgcccagggcagagccatcagcatcagagcgctccacttcattgttattattcgcacgaGATGCACACCATACTGATTAGCactagacactgactgagagCCAGGCGGCCCTAGTGCGCTTACCTGCTAgacagaaagggatagcaatatgcagcaatcaaggacgctgtctccgcgcccctttggccaggcattatttgaaggccaacgtaatttttgtacggtcgtatgttcatacgcctctttgccgcgacgcactttgaggatagttggtaaaagtttatggtcgtatgtatgtacgcctatatagcgtgacactatttcgtggttcgcactgtcacgtgggagaagtatgtacgtacgcctttatactccgatgaatattggggactgaatgaaaatatcacttatacgccttcagtacgcctttttggaacgacattaaaatgatgactgtcagttatacgccaaatgattttttaattatttaattaactaattgttatgataaaattatgaaaaaaattgtgcttacgtattgttacaagacgaatacgacgccgttaaaaacgaaaaatggcatttttgcgtatacgcccctttggcctgaagccctcgatatataAAAAGCTGACCTAGGATTCCGGTGAATAAGTAAAAGTTAGTGCAGTGCAATTGAATCTTTATGTATTAAGCTGCCCAGAGACCTGTATAAAGGTGTTTGTggttattttcatttataaatcaaaattgcatttaTCACAAAATTTTATGCATCAAAATTCCAAGTAATGACTAGAGGTTAATTTACATTTGACATCAACTAACTAGCTGAAATTGCAATAACTGTATTCTTTCAGCTTTCagtgaaaaatgttttgctATAGCATGTTTTCACACAAACATCCCTGTTCTTACTGTTTCCCAGATCTGCAAATCTGTGTAATTATATGCGGCAGGGTATAACATGACTGGTGTTAAACACAGGCTTGTGCACTTACAAAGTTCATTTGCTTTACTTTAACACCCAACATTTGTAGCTTGTAATGTATATTTTCTACTTGGCTGAGAAAGTATATTCTATATCAAAAAGCATATGATATAAGAGTATTTCACATGTTGTGTTATATATCAATAAATGGTTTTTTAACTGTACTGAATTATAATAACCAACTTGATGATTCTCAATTAATATTGTAAACATGCAATCTCCcatacaatatattaaaaaccaCCTATGTTATTCAGCATTCTTCTGTATTtcacaattttataaaaattaaattaaattaaatatatttatttgcattaaatgTGGTAAACATTAATGGTCATCTTTACATTATGCAAAATTAGATCACACACTTAGCTAATAATAGCTAATattcagcatttttttttatatacactaacaactatatattttagtataagtacttacaacattattattattattatttataaatgcacaggcagcttatagctgatatgtgcacatcaatgtcctgcagttgtgttttgtccattaataaaatgtttgtcgagtctatttttaaaagaattcactgagggtgcactgattacggattcgggcaaactgttccacactttcactaCGCGTTTCGTATTATACTACAAATTTCAATCATATTGTTCATGTTAAATAGCATAAGTAAATAAggattacattttattcttcGTTATCAGATTCTATCGATATAGAAAAACGTTTGATTATGAAAATGAAAGGCTAATTAAAACGCACTTTTATTTATCACAGGAAATCCCCGGACTGACCGACGGCAACGTGCCCCGCCGCCTCGGACCCAAGCGTGCGTCCAAGATCCGCAAGCTCTTCAACCTGAGCAAGGAGGACGATGTGCGCCGCTACGTCGTCAAGCGCGTGCTGCCGCCCAAGGAGGGCAAGGAGAATGCCAAGCCCAGATCAAAGGTGTGTACAATATCATGATTGTCTTACATGTTATGATAGAGATTGTATTGATACACAAAAATcaaaagtagtattttttttagaggAAAATATTATGGAGCCAAATTTCTAGCTGTGACTATCTCCTAAAACCGGTTTTAACATTTGTGTTGCCTTTCTTTAATATTGTTTGGATACAGAAAAGTCATCATTAGGAATTCTTTAAGTATTAgttaagaaaatttaaattattgtaatcaTCTAATTAGTACtactttttagtataaaagaaGTATTTCGTTTTGCGATCAGATTTATATACACAAACATATTGGTTTCTGCCCTTGCTTTTTTAGAAGAGCGGGGTTTTCTGTCACAAGCCTATTTGTTGCTTAAGAATTCTAACATTAACAAAagtctataaatattttttacttgtggtaaaaaaacaaaatgtattgcCATCTaggactattttatttttttatgtaaagaaTGCCCTGatttaaatattgtttgctATTCTCTAAATAGTAGCAAGCAGCAGCATCAGGGAAAAGCATATTGGCACCGAGCAGGTAACACAGGTCTCATACCTGTGTTCTTTACAAGTGTGCTAAACATTTCTAAAATTAAGAAAGTAGATCATTCACCTCAAACTTGTCTGGACGATGGATATCGGGGTTATCATACGCTATGCGCGTAAAGAGCGATGTCCCACACGCAAATCGGAGCAACGTCGCCTGTAATACCCTACAGCTTACCTACACTTAGTTGTAATTTAGTCAGTAACATAATACCACAGATATAAAAGGTGATTATGGTTGTCTGGATCTATGGTATTAGGTTCTTTCTGCAGCATGATACTTTTAAGGGCAAAGGTCCAAATGGTGTCTTATCACACTTGACACAGTATCCAGAAACCGCGCCAGTGTGATTACTGCCTATAAAGAGTTTTCTGACCCTTAAAAAATATCCATTTGTATCAGAAGACGTGACGAACTCCAATACTACATACTACACACCGACATAGTACAATTGGATAAAACCGGCATATACCTAGTTACCTCATATAAGTCATATACTAGTGTAAAACGAATTAAATGTCAATGAATTTTCTGTATATTTCAGGCCCCTAAAATCCAGAGACTAGTGACGCCCGTGGTGCTGCAGCGCAGACGCCACCGCCTGGCGCTGAAGAAGAAGCGCCTCGCCAAGCGCAAGGCCGCCGAGGCAGACTACGCCAAACTGCTCGCTCAGAGGAAGAAGGAATCCAAGGTAACTTACCATAACCATGACTCATTCCCTCTATACCACTCTCCTAAGAAGCCAAATGACTAAGAATCTTgcaattaattttcttttgagATCGAGATTTCGCTTAGCAGGACAGTATAGGCGTGTAAACACAACCAGTGATATTTCACTCAATTGTTAGGGCGCGCTTGGTACAGTGAAGGAAATAAAAATCGACAGGGACgacgtgccaaaaatatgtacacacacagtacctactatttttgacacttttgtCTGTTcgttatttaataccttgactgttcGCAACTGCTCAAGAGTCATTTAGGCGGGTCCACgcgcaatttcctcgcgcacaacacggccagtgtagacttgCTTTGTGGGCGAGGAAATTGTCTCGCGCGTGTGTtggctctgtgtggacccgcatATTAAAGCGCAGTGCACATTGAGAATTATGGTAGTAAGTACTGTCAGATCACGCAAAAGGGAGGGTTTCATATCTTCCTGCCATACGAAAACGTCTATCGTGTACGAAGACAAAAGTTGTGACAGTTGATATCATATAACCATGATTTAATTTATGGAAATCATATCATGCTGTAAGATTAAGTGCTGTTTCTTACCCCTCGGCATACTGTCAATGTAAGCGGAGATATTAAAATAGCCACacacatactaaaaaaaaaatatttttctgcagacatttatgattatgacagaACTTTTTAAAAAACACCGTGCgattataaaaaactaaatgGCGTCGATATCGTAACCATCTTACGTAAGCtggatgtaacaaaaaattataatatctaAACTGTCTTCCAAGCAACATCGTGAAAATAATGGTGAGGAAACCTAAGGACTAATattaataaggcctagtttccttTCCATCatggttggaaggtcagatttTTTATTATCGCAGTTGAAATTGCGCCGTTATAAAATATTGCTTGGTTAACGCATCGGAATGTTCCAAAGTCCCGCGCTCAACTTGGTGATTTTTTCCATTTAAccgttaacccttttccaggccgcaccaatctacaaggttatccctttaaaaaattcaaataaatcccgctttgatgattcatttgaagacaagtcacattttccgaaagtgcaatctaatttgaactttaaatcgaATGGCTAAGGTTGAATTTCAATTCGCGCgtataaatcgtactatgcctggaaaaagGGATAGAAGATATAGAGATAGAAATCCAATAttgaattttttatattattttctcagGTCCGCCGCCAAGAAGAACTCAGACGCAGGCGCTCAGCTTCGATGCGGGACTCCAAGAGCTCCGACAAGAGTGCTCCCCAAAAGTGATCAACtcaaaaccaataaaaaaaatgtaaaaccaTAATTTGtacttttcatttaatttaatgatataGACTCTGACTACCCTAAGTTTGCACAAACTTGGCAGCAAGAATAGGATAATATAGATACATATATCCCGACAAACTCCATACTATACTTGACGTAGCACTCggatgaaaacttagcgtggtctgaCTTCTCGCCTTTCAGGGATACTAGATTCGGGCTAGTAAAAGTAGATACTGAGATTTAATACCTTTTAAGGGAGCAATTTTAGACATGCCAAAATTTTATTTGCCACTACTTTCCTAGACCGAGTTTATATTGTCACATTCAGTACGGATCAAACCAGCCGTAACAGGGGCGTATAGGACCGCGATGGTTATCTGAATCGCGCTGTCCAGATTTTTCTTTTGATATTCCAGCTGCATACATTAGTTCACGAATCTCacgttagatggcgctgttcgGTGCAGTACGAAATCCTGAATCGCACTATCAAGATTTTCCCTCGGTTATTGCGTACATAATTTTGTCAGCTCACTGATCccccgctagatggcgctattcAGTTCAGTACAACATCCTGAATTGCGCTATCAAGATTTTTCCTCGTTTATTGCGTACTAATTTCTCAGTGCCTACATTAATAACGTAGATATTCAGATTGATTCTCGTTTTTagtctgggggcctaccgcgaaaaccgaaattcgctatttgcggggatctttcgCTTTTACTCTCactcaaagagcatataatcactacgctacgcactaacacgtaattagagtgacagagaaaaatgcccgcaattgacgaatttcgattttcccggtagccgccctgattCTTGTTTCGCcggatttt
This region of Cydia pomonella isolate Wapato2018A chromosome 17, ilCydPomo1, whole genome shotgun sequence genomic DNA includes:
- the LOC133526864 gene encoding small ribosomal subunit protein eS6 — protein: MKLNVSYPATGCQKLFEVVDEHKLRIFYEKRMGAEVEADQLGDEWKGYVLRVAGGNDKQGFPMKQGVLTNSRVRLLMSKGHSCYRPRRDGERKRKSVRGCIVDANLSVLALVIVRKGTQEIPGLTDGNVPRRLGPKRASKIRKLFNLSKEDDVRRYVVKRVLPPKEGKENAKPRSKAPKIQRLVTPVVLQRRRHRLALKKKRLAKRKAAEADYAKLLAQRKKESKVRRQEELRRRRSASMRDSKSSDKSAPQK